A genomic segment from Sparus aurata chromosome 20, fSpaAur1.1, whole genome shotgun sequence encodes:
- the fscn2b gene encoding fascin-2b translates to MPANGNHPLKLQFGLINHEGRYLTAESFGFKVNASAPSLKKKQKWTLEQDSQDTQVVYLRSHLGRYLASDKDGRVTCEADGHNSDCRFLIVAQSDGRWALQSEQHLRFFGGSRDYLSCFAQLITDAELWAVHLALHPQANLLSVARKRYAHLSMEDGEIAVDVNIPWGVASLLTLVYLDGKYCIKTCDSRFLSNDGKLLMENGRATAYTLELKCGKLAFKDCEGKYLSPMGPTGTLRSGRCSKPGKDELFDLEESHPQVVLMAANGRYVSIRQGVSLAANQDDETDMETFQMEIDKETKKCTFRTSQGNYWALVAHGGIQSTATEVSANTMFSVEWLGHKVALKANNGKYICTKKNGQLLAVSDATGEDEQLTLKLINRPMLILRGENGFICHHRNSNTLDASRSVYDIFTLQFSNGAYHIKGVDGRFWYVNSAGLVCSDGEVPEDFSLELLEPGRLAIRGKNGKYLRGDQGGTLKGDGHSLSSSALWEY, encoded by the exons ATGCCTGCTAATGGGAACCACCCACTGAAGTTGCAGTTTGGTCTAATCAACCATGAGGGTCGCTACCTCACTGCTGAGTCCTTTGGCTTCAAG GTGAATGCATCAGCACCAAGtttgaagaagaagcagaaatggACTCTAGAGCAAGACTCACAGGATACCCAGGTGGTCTACTTGCGCAGCCACCTGGGACGCTACCTTGCCTCTGACAAGGACGGCAGAGTCACCTGTGAGGCTGATGGGCACAATTCCGACTGCCGCTTCCTAATCGTGGCTCAGTCAGACGGTCGCTGGGCCCTGCAGTCTGAGCAGCACCTCCGCTTCTTTGGTGGGTCTCGGGACTACCTGTCCTGCTTTGCTCAGTTAATCACAGATGCCGAGCTGTGGGCAGTGCACCTGGCTCTACATCCGCAGGCCAACCTGCTGTCGGTGGCCCGCAAACGTTATGCCCACCTCTCTATGGAGGATGGTGAAATCGCCGTGGATGTGAACATTCCATGGGGGGTGGCATCGCTCCTGACCCTTGTCTACCTGGACGGGAAGTACTGCATTAAGACCTGCGACAGCCGCTTCCTTAGCAATGACGGGAAGCTCTTGATGGAGAATGGGAGGGCCACAGCGTACACACTGGAGCTAAAGTGTGGGAAGCTGGCATTCAAAGACTGTGAGGGGAAATATTTGTCCCCCATGGGGCCTACAGGCACCCTGAGGTCTGGACGGTGTTCCAAGCCGGGCAAAGATGAACTGTTTGATCTTGAGGAGAGCCACCCACAGGTGGTTCTGATGGCAGCCAATGGGCGATATGTCTCCATAAGACAAG GAGTAAGCCTAGCAGCCAATCAGGATGACGAGACGGACATGGAGACATTTCAGATGGAGATTGACAAGGAAACCAAGAAGTGTACGTTCCGCACCAGCCAAGGGAACTACTGGGCTCTGGTGGCCCACGGAGGCATCCAGAGTACTGCCACTGAAGT GTCAGCAAACACCATGTTTTCAGTGGAGTGGCTCGGCCACAAGGTGGCACTAAAAGCTAACAATGGAAAATACATCTGCACCAAGAAGAACGGCCAGCTGCTCGCCGTCAGTGATGCAACAG GCGAGGACGAGCAGCTCACTTTAAAACTGATCAACCGACCCATGCTGATCCTGAGAGGAGAGAACGGATTCATCTGCCACCACAGGAACTCCAACACACTGGACGCCAGCCGATCAGTCTATGACATTTTCACCCTGCAGTTCAGTAATGGGGCCTACCATATTAAAG GTGTGGACGGCCGGTTCTGGTACGTGAACAGTGCTGGGCTGGTGTGTTCTGACGGCGAGGTCCCAGAAGATTTCTCCCTTGAGCTCCTTGAGCCCGGTCGCCTCGCAATCCGTGGCAAGAACGGCAAATACCTGCGTGGAGACCAAGGAGGCACGTTGAAAGGAGACGGACACAGCCTGAGCAGCTCAGCCCTGTGGGAGTATTGA
- the faap100 gene encoding Fanconi anemia core complex-associated protein 100 isoform X1, producing the protein MEGRCAVETWAEFGFSGTSCTPKVQLGFGTDVFICTGSDEVYVFSAKERKLTAVLQFPGPVSDLVESHDKQVLFAACMSGVYCVSSQFLLSRVQSSLADASSSPSELKISSEFLLVPEEGVLSLLLVGSVLLTLSQRDTSWILTLYNCPKQSASSSCESLTSFSLPLVSSVVQDDDEGKTGVRRRPVLICVCSGDATPLPSSSTSSSEVTLTDRHIRLEPVLFKLLFGVDAALAKSPVILCGLPDGCLCFLPVRLAGSRPRVLHNLEQPVVFVGASAVMKMGLGHAQCLVAVGELGRVVLIKTDKGGPEGGGNTAGFTERCVPGPVVCGCVDKNCLYYSTGSDLLRLDLSEGLFGQEGQERNEETSSKTDAARQSPTSLSVCRVVALAEPAHNPAGEVELLGLSVRGQIQRITLPLEKEDTGLSKMPSTQVGRSVRDLLSAIGDVCDRASMLKTGIKSKNQILKHLNQVLNISFLLVAGTNSEENLIRCHATTKWSRLLQKDSLNLTCVLDNSSPYVLEHGWTLSVTVFPLSYPPSAGGESPSTNFSFPFHSLPAGESLEVSLPLAAAGVASFPMTVSCSLIFSLSSLLGEEAANFKGLQCSCISLPLNTLTVDWLHALQVSSPIDAQKMATSQCNNTATDTIQTFLNSRRIKCSGRGEGGGENASKPKREQFSASVRVLSELVRDMLVVKSSDEDPQGPKLALQNVHVSLLEWLLSEGFGGVRTGHQGDKMSRSVIHARGPNGHTVKLTAKEVNVGEESVGKEESLTTVEVQVESSSIAAVCGLHHAMLRRVQTLLQRVPERAASTKSIRSLGLRRALQRAEHLLQQIQQIRVSGAFGVGASTGQMTRSLLAVYRELRENPLLII; encoded by the exons ATGGAAGGACGGTGTGCTGTTGAGACTTGGGCAGAGTTTGGCTTCTCAGGAACATCATGCACACCGAAGGTCCAGCTCGGTTTTGGGACAGATGTGTTCATCTGCACTGGCAGCGACGAGGTCTACGTCTTCAGTGCTAAAGAGAGAAAACTCACA GCTGTCCTACAGTTTCCTGGTCCTGTGAGTGACCTAGTTGAGAGTCATGACAAGCAGGTCCTCTTTGCAGCCTGTATGAGCGGAGTTTATTGTGTTAGTTCACAATTTCTGCTATCCAG AGTTCAAAGCTCTCTTGCTGATGCCTCCTCCAGTCCATCTGAGCTGAAAATCTCCTCTGAGTTTCTGCTTGTTCCAGAAGAAGGGGTGTTGTCACTACTTCTTGTAGGCTCTGTACTGCTGACTCTTTCCCAGAGAGACACGTCCTGGATTTTGACTCTGTACAATTGTCCAAAACAGTcagcctccagcagctgtgagAGCCTCACTTCATTCAGTCTACCGCTGGTCTCAAGTGTTGTGCAGGATGACGACGAGGGGAAGACGGGAGTGAGAAGGAGGCCTGTGCTGATTTGTGTCTGTTCTGGTGATGCTACACCActgccttcctcctccacttcctcatcCGAGGTGACTTTAACTGACAGACACATCCGCCTCGAGCCGGTCCTCTTCAAACTTCTGTTTGGGGTTGACGCCGCCCTCGCCAAGTCACCGGTCATCCTTTGTGGCTTGCCGGATGGGTGTCTTTGTTTCCTCCCTGTGCGTCTCGCAGGATCCCGGCCCCGGGTCCTGCATAACCTGGAGCAGCCAGTCGTATTTGTTGGAGCATCTGCTGTCATGAAGATGGGTCTTGGGCATGCACAGTGTTTAGTGGCTGTGGGCGAACTAGGGAGAGTGGTGCTGATTAAAACAGACAAGGGAGGACCAGAGGGAGGGGGCAACACAGCTGGCTTTACTGAGAGGTGTGTACCGGGGCCAGtggtgtgtggttgtgtggATAAGAACTGTCTCTACTACAGCACTGGGTCAGACCTGCTGAGACTGGATCTGTCAGAGGGATTGTTTGGTCAAGAAGGCCAAGAAAGGAATGAAGAGACATCGAGTAAGACAGATGCTGCCCGCCAAAGCCCCACCAGTTTAAGTGTGTGCAGAGTCGTCGCCTTGGCTGAGCCTGCACACAACCCTGCAG GTGAGGTTGAGCTGCTGGGGCTGTCTGTCAGGGGGCAGATACAGAGGATTACCTTACCTTTGGAGAAAGAGGATACAGGATTGTCCAAGATGCCCTCCACACAGGTGGGCCGCAGCGTCAGGGACCTCCTGTCTGCTATTGGGGATGTTTGTGACAG AGCATCGATGCTGAAAACTGGAATAAAATCCAAAAACCAGATTCTGAAGCACCTTAATCAGGTTCTTAACATCAGCTTCCTGTTGGTAGCCGGTACAAACAGCGAGGAGAATCTGATCAGATGTCATGCCACAACCAAGTGGAGCAGACTGCTTCAAAAAGACTCCCTGAACCTGACATGTGTCCTGGATAATTCAAGTCCTTATGTTTTGGAACATGGCTGGACACTGAGTGTGActgtgtttcctctgtcctATCCTCCCAGTGCAGGAGGAGAAAGCCCCTCCACAAATTTTTCATTCCCGTTCCACAGCCTCCCTGCAGGGGAATCATTAGAAGTTTCACTGCCCCTGGCAGCTGCAGGCGTTGCATCCTTCCCCATGACAGTTAGCTGCTCGCTCATCTTCTCGCTCTCAAGTCTCCTGGGCGAGGAGGCAGCAAACTTTAAAGGTTTGCAGTGCAGCTGCATCAGTTTGCCCTTGAACACACTGACAGTGGATTGGTTGCACGCCCTACAGGTCAGCAGTCCCATAGACGCCCAGAAAATGGCCACGTCTCAGTGCAACAACACTGCAACGGATACCATCCAAACTTTTTTAAACTCACGCCGGATTAAGTGCAGTggaagaggggagggaggaggagaaaatgctTCGAAACCTAAGCGAGAGCAGTTTTCAGCAAGCGTCCGGGTGTTATCAGAGTTAGTGAGAGATATGCTGGTGGTTAAAAGCTCAGATGAGGACCCTCAGGGGCCAAAGTTGGCTCTTCAAAATGTGCATGTCTCTCTGCTGGAATGGCTGTTGTCTGAAGGTTTTGGAGGAGTGAGGACAGGACACCAAGGGGACAAGATGAGCCGCTCAGTGATCCATGCTCGAGGTCCAAACGGACACACGGTCAAACTGACAGCAAAAGAA GTAAATGTCGGGGAAGAGAGTGTGGGGAAGGAGGAGTCCCTGACCACAGTGGAGGTTCAGGTTGAGAGCTCATCTATAGCAGCAGTGTGTGGACTGCATCATGCTATGCTTCGCAGGGTacag ACTCTGTTACAGAGGGTTCCTGAGAGGGCAGCTTCCACAAAGAGCATCCGGAGTTTGGGTTTGAGACGGGCACTGCAGCGGGCCGAG CACCTGTTACAGCAGATCCAGCAGATTCGAGTCTCTGGGGCCTTTGGTGTGGGCGCGTCCACAGGGCAGATGACCCGATCTCTTCTCGCTGTTTACCGAGAGCTCAGAGAAAATCCTCTCCTCATAATTTAA
- the birc5a gene encoding baculoviral IAP repeat-containing protein 5a has translation MDACNEEDIKMYFYENRLKTFEGWPFDEGCSCTPENMAKAGFIHTPSENSPDIAMCFFCLKELEGWEPEDDPEKEHKSHAPACNFITLKKTVTELTVEEFFKLQKERHKFIIKKSCNEALTKLEEAAKLRRGDIIKTAMGEE, from the exons ATGGACGCCTGTAACGAAGAAGATatcaaaatgtacttttatgaAAACCGACTGAAAACTTTCGAGGGGTGGCCGTTCGACGAGGGCTGCTCGTGCACGCCGGAGAAC ATGGCCAAAGCTGGCTTCATTCACACCCCTTCGGAGAACAGTCCAGACATCGCCATGTGTTTCTTCTGCCTCAAAGAGCTGGAGGGCTGGGAGCCGGAGGATGACCCGGA AAAGGAGCACAAATCTCATGCACCAGCCTGCAACTTCATCACCCTGAAGAAGACAGTAACGGAGCTGACTGTGGAGGAATTCTTTAAACTACAGAAGGAGAGGCACAAGTTCATCATT AAGAAATCCTGTAACGAGGCCCTCACGAAGTTGGAAGAGGCTGCCAAATTGAGAAGAGGAGATATTATCAAGACTGCCATGGGCGAAGAATGA
- the faap100 gene encoding Fanconi anemia core complex-associated protein 100 isoform X2, whose translation MEGRCAVETWAEFGFSGTSCTPKVQLGFGTDVFICTGSDEVYVFSAKERKLTAVLQFPGPVSDLVESHDKQVLFAACMSGVYCVSSQFLLSRVQSSLADASSSPSELKISSEFLLVPEEGVLSLLLVGSVLLTLSQRDTSWILTLYNCPKQSASSSCESLTSFSLPLVSSVVQDDDEGKTGVRRRPVLICVCSGDATPLPSSSTSSSEVTLTDRHIRLEPVLFKLLFGVDAALAKSPVILCGLPDGCLCFLPVRLAGSRPRVLHNLEQPVVFVGASAVMKMGLGHAQCLVAVGELGRVVLIKTDKGGPEGGGNTAGFTERCVPGPVVCGCVDKNCLYYSTGSDLLRLDLSEGLFGQEGQERNEETSSKTDAARQSPTSLSVCRVVALAEPAHNPAGEVELLGLSVRGQIQRITLPLEKEDTGLSKMPSTQVGRSVRDLLSAIGDVCDRASMLKTGIKSKNQILKHLNQVLNISFLLVAGTNSEENLIRCHATTKWSRLLQKDSLNLTCVLDNSSPYVLEHGWTLSVTVFPLSYPPSAGGESPSTNFSFPFHSLPAGESLEVSLPLAAAGVASFPMTVSCSLIFSLSSLLGEEAANFKGLQCSCISLPLNTLTVDWLHALQVSSPIDAQKMATSQCNNTATDTIQTFLNSRRIKCSGRGEGGGENASKPKREQFSASVRVLSELVRDMLVVKSSDEDPQGPKLALQNVHVSLLEWLLSEGFGGVRTGHQGDKMSRSVIHARGPNGHTVKLTAKEVNVGEESVGKEESLTTVEVQVESSSIAAVCGLHHAMLRRTLLQRVPERAASTKSIRSLGLRRALQRAEHLLQQIQQIRVSGAFGVGASTGQMTRSLLAVYRELRENPLLII comes from the exons ATGGAAGGACGGTGTGCTGTTGAGACTTGGGCAGAGTTTGGCTTCTCAGGAACATCATGCACACCGAAGGTCCAGCTCGGTTTTGGGACAGATGTGTTCATCTGCACTGGCAGCGACGAGGTCTACGTCTTCAGTGCTAAAGAGAGAAAACTCACA GCTGTCCTACAGTTTCCTGGTCCTGTGAGTGACCTAGTTGAGAGTCATGACAAGCAGGTCCTCTTTGCAGCCTGTATGAGCGGAGTTTATTGTGTTAGTTCACAATTTCTGCTATCCAG AGTTCAAAGCTCTCTTGCTGATGCCTCCTCCAGTCCATCTGAGCTGAAAATCTCCTCTGAGTTTCTGCTTGTTCCAGAAGAAGGGGTGTTGTCACTACTTCTTGTAGGCTCTGTACTGCTGACTCTTTCCCAGAGAGACACGTCCTGGATTTTGACTCTGTACAATTGTCCAAAACAGTcagcctccagcagctgtgagAGCCTCACTTCATTCAGTCTACCGCTGGTCTCAAGTGTTGTGCAGGATGACGACGAGGGGAAGACGGGAGTGAGAAGGAGGCCTGTGCTGATTTGTGTCTGTTCTGGTGATGCTACACCActgccttcctcctccacttcctcatcCGAGGTGACTTTAACTGACAGACACATCCGCCTCGAGCCGGTCCTCTTCAAACTTCTGTTTGGGGTTGACGCCGCCCTCGCCAAGTCACCGGTCATCCTTTGTGGCTTGCCGGATGGGTGTCTTTGTTTCCTCCCTGTGCGTCTCGCAGGATCCCGGCCCCGGGTCCTGCATAACCTGGAGCAGCCAGTCGTATTTGTTGGAGCATCTGCTGTCATGAAGATGGGTCTTGGGCATGCACAGTGTTTAGTGGCTGTGGGCGAACTAGGGAGAGTGGTGCTGATTAAAACAGACAAGGGAGGACCAGAGGGAGGGGGCAACACAGCTGGCTTTACTGAGAGGTGTGTACCGGGGCCAGtggtgtgtggttgtgtggATAAGAACTGTCTCTACTACAGCACTGGGTCAGACCTGCTGAGACTGGATCTGTCAGAGGGATTGTTTGGTCAAGAAGGCCAAGAAAGGAATGAAGAGACATCGAGTAAGACAGATGCTGCCCGCCAAAGCCCCACCAGTTTAAGTGTGTGCAGAGTCGTCGCCTTGGCTGAGCCTGCACACAACCCTGCAG GTGAGGTTGAGCTGCTGGGGCTGTCTGTCAGGGGGCAGATACAGAGGATTACCTTACCTTTGGAGAAAGAGGATACAGGATTGTCCAAGATGCCCTCCACACAGGTGGGCCGCAGCGTCAGGGACCTCCTGTCTGCTATTGGGGATGTTTGTGACAG AGCATCGATGCTGAAAACTGGAATAAAATCCAAAAACCAGATTCTGAAGCACCTTAATCAGGTTCTTAACATCAGCTTCCTGTTGGTAGCCGGTACAAACAGCGAGGAGAATCTGATCAGATGTCATGCCACAACCAAGTGGAGCAGACTGCTTCAAAAAGACTCCCTGAACCTGACATGTGTCCTGGATAATTCAAGTCCTTATGTTTTGGAACATGGCTGGACACTGAGTGTGActgtgtttcctctgtcctATCCTCCCAGTGCAGGAGGAGAAAGCCCCTCCACAAATTTTTCATTCCCGTTCCACAGCCTCCCTGCAGGGGAATCATTAGAAGTTTCACTGCCCCTGGCAGCTGCAGGCGTTGCATCCTTCCCCATGACAGTTAGCTGCTCGCTCATCTTCTCGCTCTCAAGTCTCCTGGGCGAGGAGGCAGCAAACTTTAAAGGTTTGCAGTGCAGCTGCATCAGTTTGCCCTTGAACACACTGACAGTGGATTGGTTGCACGCCCTACAGGTCAGCAGTCCCATAGACGCCCAGAAAATGGCCACGTCTCAGTGCAACAACACTGCAACGGATACCATCCAAACTTTTTTAAACTCACGCCGGATTAAGTGCAGTggaagaggggagggaggaggagaaaatgctTCGAAACCTAAGCGAGAGCAGTTTTCAGCAAGCGTCCGGGTGTTATCAGAGTTAGTGAGAGATATGCTGGTGGTTAAAAGCTCAGATGAGGACCCTCAGGGGCCAAAGTTGGCTCTTCAAAATGTGCATGTCTCTCTGCTGGAATGGCTGTTGTCTGAAGGTTTTGGAGGAGTGAGGACAGGACACCAAGGGGACAAGATGAGCCGCTCAGTGATCCATGCTCGAGGTCCAAACGGACACACGGTCAAACTGACAGCAAAAGAA GTAAATGTCGGGGAAGAGAGTGTGGGGAAGGAGGAGTCCCTGACCACAGTGGAGGTTCAGGTTGAGAGCTCATCTATAGCAGCAGTGTGTGGACTGCATCATGCTATGCTTCGCAGG ACTCTGTTACAGAGGGTTCCTGAGAGGGCAGCTTCCACAAAGAGCATCCGGAGTTTGGGTTTGAGACGGGCACTGCAGCGGGCCGAG CACCTGTTACAGCAGATCCAGCAGATTCGAGTCTCTGGGGCCTTTGGTGTGGGCGCGTCCACAGGGCAGATGACCCGATCTCTTCTCGCTGTTTACCGAGAGCTCAGAGAAAATCCTCTCCTCATAATTTAA